The following proteins come from a genomic window of Pieris napi chromosome 15, ilPieNapi1.2, whole genome shotgun sequence:
- the LOC125056790 gene encoding uncharacterized protein LOC125056790 isoform X2, translating to MSSNSSTSSIRQFGLYRTIDARTEEFLRLSRKRQLRQGCICAAISTAITVIVVIIVLLIYEYLIVVETNLVQNINSKYKFKHDQPIADKLDRSYFGFDQDYFERMPLLVNALQETSYIDPTSEHVSTTTLRKKKQHSQENNIRPETSHTIYKSIRRTTPRPFIFEYRSPNPTPFSRSFNSRSWVESYRNAQRLKNLNQVIKYLEKTLHAKFGDIYEPSTAQIAFSGVYVAPIKKKIKPVEDCHESQTSQRIEHKSNHLSDPLFVYKPENPGDINLLADGYRFSPTLQSHIRHLNNNIPMFRPVNKRKCVGSFCDYSSVAQNSYSVDAREPHSTKENKPRAFGVMLDLYPIQSSNFDESIEVKRTSPIDKIYFTTVRPSYQFKKKPNHSNMHVIRTSFRPKISKTRDEKRNSDVTTTQTSSHIETTTVPQLVVRFNVYSVRKNSSILKEPNSHHSATTTTTTTESIKHDIQLPVIASSNVEDYHAGSSGIIPVQDRTPAPSTYPIITPTITQYDQQYLSTESITTNPPDIIKFSPEDAKVPDEYINFNMRKSDISLINEFDLEQKYSEYIEPKLEADHSSAALKGQEKEEKTLVIKLKNIVGTTTEIPTTETIEYTEEYIEENTTTNEPGDTYVPTINGHYRSSKRKTLSTLFYENSEKYRKKKIETSITLQKSTYVPMYVEIKRNRTLSTENY from the exons ATGTCGAGTAACAGCAGTACAAGTAGTATACGGCAATTTGGATTATACAGGACGATAGATGCAAGGACTGAGGAGTTTTTGAGGCTTTCGAGGAAGCGGCAACTCCGGCAAGGATGCATTTGTGCTGCTATTTCGACGGCAATTACAGTTATTGTTGTGATT ataGTTCTACTGATCTACGAGTATTTGATTGTAGTAGAAACTAATTtagtacaaaatattaattctaaatataaatttaagcatGATCAGCCTATTGCCGATAAACTGGATAGGAGTTATTTTGGATTTGATCAAGATTACTTTGAAAGAATGCCTTTGCTTGTTAATGCATTGCAAGAAACAAGTTACATAGATCCGACGTCGGAACATGTATCTACAACGACATTACGAAAAAAGAAGCAACATTctcaagaaaataatattaggcCTGAAACATcacatacaatttataaatctatACGTAGAACTACGCCAAGGCcatttatatttgaatacCGTAGTCCTAATCCTACACCTTTTAGTCGAAGTTTTAACTCTCGAAGCTGGGTTGAAAGTTATCGCAATGCTCAAAgacttaaaaacttaaatcaaGTCATAAAATATCTAGAAAAGACTTTACATGCAAAGTTTGGAGATATTTATGAACCGTCCACAGCACAAATAGCATTCTCTGGTGTCTACGTTGCtcctataaagaaaaaaataaagcccGTTGAGGATTGTCATGAATCGCAAACATCTCAAAGAATTGAGCACAAATCTAATCACCTGTCAGACCcactatttgtttataaaccaGAGAATCCTGGAGATATAAATTTGTTGGCTGATGGGTATAGATTTTCTCCTACGCTCCAATCACACATAAGACATCTTAACAATAACATACCCATGTTTAGGCCggttaataaaagaaaatgtgTAGGATCCTTTTGTGATTATTCGTCTGTAGCACAAAATAGCTATTCTGTAGATGCTAGAGAACCCCACTCaactaaagaaaataaaccACGAGCATTCGGCGTAATGCTTGATTTATATCCAATACAATCTTCTAACTTTGATGAAAGTATTGAAGTAAAAAGGACCTCTCcaattgataaaatttattttactacggTGCGGCCATCTTATCAATTTAAGAAAAAGCCAAACCATAGTAACATGCACGTAATACGAACATCGTTTAGACCTAAGATTTCAAAAACTCGCGATGAGAAAAGAAATTCAGATGTGACAACTACTCAGACATCTTCACACATAGAGACAACAACCGTCCCTCAACTAGTAGTGCGTTTCAATGTATACTCAGTTAGAAAAAAttcaagtattttaaaagaaccAAACTCACATCACTCTGCTACTACTACCACAACCACAACAGAATCGATTAAACATGACATTCAACTGCCGGTCATAGCTTCATCTAATGTTGAAGATTATCACGCAGGAAGTTCAGGAATTATTCCGGTACAAGATAGAACTCCTGCTCCATCTACATATCCAATTATCACCCCTACAATAACCCAATATGATCAACAATACCTTTCAACAGAGTCAATAACGACAAACCCGCCAGATATAATCAAGTTTAGTCCTGAGGATGCTAAAGTTCCCGATgaatatataaactttaatatGCGAAAATCTGacattagtttaataaatgaattcgATTTAGAACAAAAATACAGTGAATACATTGAACCTAAACTTGAAGCTGACCACAGTAGCGCAGCATTAAAAGGACAAGAGAAAGAGGAAAAAACCCTAGTTATAAAACTGAAAAATATCGTTGGAACTACAACTGAAATACCCACAACAGAAACAATTGAATATACCGAAGAATATATAGAAGAAAATACAACTACAAATGAGCCGGGAGATACATACGTGCCGACAATAAACGGGCATTATCGAAGCAGTAAGCGAAAAACACTGAGCACTTTATTCTACGAAAACTCAGAGaagtatagaaaaaagaaGATCGAAACATCGATCACGTTGCAGAAATCAACATATGTACCAATGTACgtagaaataaaaagaaataggaCATTGTCGACTGAAAACTATTAA
- the LOC125056612 gene encoding proline-rich extensin-like protein EPR1 isoform X1 → MRLSLHIAVVVLSLYHTCKADRLVRAIPNPSQNYAVLGEPIDANLDEDGYFYPKPKIPFPPPTRPPTPPSKPPPVNPEPDGYFYERPRLPFPPPPQPPRIPSPPPPPQPPRTPPPPPPQPPRTPAIPQPPPFPPYNICNTCVIPQPPPQPPRFPPYQPPRIPEPSNNGYKYNTPRIPFPVSTTTAKPVTYTPPPPSTYLPPTRPPPPPTTRPPPPPPPPTTRPPPPPPPPTTRAPPLTRPPLPPSPKTQTTGYNYPKPTVPFTFPTKAPPTRPPPPPTAPTYLPPTQRPPPPSPPSTYLPPTRPPPPPSPPPTRPPPPPTTRPPPPPTTRPPPPPPPPTTRPPLPPPTRPPPSPSPKTQTTGYNYPKPTIPFTFPPPTRPPPPPTAPTYLPPTQRPPPPSPPSTYLPPTRRPPPPSPPTTRPPLPPITRPPPPPTTRPPPPPPPPTTRPPLPPPTRPPPSPSPKTQTTGYNYPKPTIPFTFPPPTRPPPPPSPPSTYLPPTRPPPLPTRPPTRATPQPTRRPPPPSPPSTYLPPTRPPPPPPPPTTRRPPPPPPTRQPPPPITRPPPPLTPKAQTTGYAYPRPTIPFTFSTRAPPTRPPPPPRPPTYLPPTQRPPPPSPPSTYLPPTTRPPPPPKTTRTPPPPPPPPTTTPRPVTYLPPSPSTYLPPPRPTLPPTRRPPQPSPPPTRPTFRTTGYEYPNPKVPFTLPTQPTYLPPSRPTRPPLPPSPPPTRPPPPPTRQPYFPVTTKAPFTTRPPYVPDEGYYYDRPRVPFVF, encoded by the coding sequence aggCTGTCACTGCACATCGCGGTGGTGGTACTGTCACTGTACCACACCTGCAAGGCCGATAGGCTTGTCCGTGCTATACCGAACCCTAGCCAGAACTATGCAGTGCTTGGGGAACCGATCGATGCAAATTTAGATGAAGATGGCTACTTTTATCCAAAGCCGAAGATACCGTTTCCGCCACCGACAAGACCTCCTACACCACCTTCAAAACCACCACCAGTGAACCCAGAACCAGAcggatatttttatgaaaggCCGCGTTTACCATTCCCACCCCCTCCACAGCCGCCGAGGATTCCTTCACCACCACCACCACCACAACCACCGAGAACCCCTCCACCTCCACCTCCACAACCTCCAAGAACACCGGCAATACCCCAACCACCACCTTTTCCtccatataatatatgtaacacATGTGTAATACCACAACCCCCACCGCAGCCTCCACGGTTTCCACCATATCAGCCACCAAGGATTCCTGAACCATCCAATAATGGGTATAAATACAATACGCCACGGATTCCATTTCCAGTATCAACAACAACAGCAAAACCTGTAACCTATACTCCTCCTCCACCTTCAACATATCTACCACCTACAAGACCTCCACCTCCCCCAACTACTAGGCCTCCACCACCTCCCCCTCCCCCAACCACTAGGCCACCTCCACCTCCTCCTCCACCTACTACAAGAGCCCCTCCTCTCACAAGACCGCCTTTACCTCCATCACCCAAAACTCAAACAACTGGTTATAATTATCCTAAACCAACAGTTCCATTTACATTCCCTACAAAAGCACCACCTACACGTCCTCCTCCACCACCAACGGCACCAACTTATTTACCCCCCACACAGAGGCCACCACCACCCAGTCCACCGTCAACATACCTACCCCCTACCAGACCTCCGCCTCCTCCTTCTCCTCCTCCTACGAGACCTCCTCCACCACCCACAACCAGACCTCCACCACCTCCAACAACAAGACCACCTCCACCTCCCCCACCTCCAACAACCAGACCGCCACTACCTCCTCCGACTAGACCTCCTCCTTCACCTTCACCAAAAACACAAACAACTGGTTATAATTATCCAAAACCAACAATACCTTTTACGTTCCCACCACCCACTAGGCCTCCACCACCACCAACGGCACCAACTTATTTACCCCCCACACAGAGGCCACCACCACCTAGTCCACCATCAACGTACTTACCCCCTACCAGACGTCCACCTCCTCCTTCTCCTCCTACTACGAGACCTCCGCTACCTCCCATAACCAGACCCCCACCACCTCCAACAACCAGACCACCTCCACCTCCCCCACCTCCAACAACCAGACCGCCACTACCTCCTCCGACTAGACCTCCTCCTTCACCTTCACCAAAAACACAAACAACTGGTTATAATTATCCAAAACCAACAATACCTTTTACGTTCCCACCACCCACTAGGCCTCCACCACCACCGAGCCCACCATCAACATACTTACCACCGACAAGACCGCCACCTCTACCTACCCGACCGCCAACGAGAGCGACTCCACAACCTACTCGTCGGCCTCCACCACCAAGTCCTCCATCAACATACTTGCCACCGACTAGACCACCACCACCACCACCTCCTCCAACGACAAGGCGACCTCCTCCCCCACCACCGACAAGacaaccccctcccccaatAACAAGGCCCCCCCCACCACTAACACCTAAGGCTCAAACCACTGGTTATGCTTATCCCCGACCAACCATTCCCTTCACATTCTCTACCAGAGCACCGCCCACACGACCTCCGCCTCCACCTCGTCCACCAACTTATTTACCTCCCACTCAACGCCCTCCACCACCTAGTCCACCGTCCACTTATTTACCTCCTACTACTAGACCTCCTCCACCTCCTAAGACTACCAGAACGCCGCCACCACCACCACCGCCACCAACTACAACACCCAGACCAGTTACATACTTACCTCCGAGTCCTTCAACATATTTACCACCGCCTAGACCAACCCTACCCCCAACAAGGCGACCTCCCCAACCATCGCCTCCTCCGACAAGACCCACATTTAGGACTACGGGCTACGAGTATCCAAATCCCAAAGTTCCCTTTACATTACCCACCCAACCAACGTACTTGCCACCATCGCGCCCTACGAGACCTCCTCTACCTCCCTCTCCACCACCAACAAGACCTCCTCCTCCCCCTACAAGGCAACCATACTTCCCGGTAACCACAAAGGCACCCTTCACCACCAGACCACCATATGTTCCCGATGAAGGTTATTACTACGATCGACCGAGAGTACCATTTGTATTCTAA
- the LOC125056612 gene encoding proline-rich extensin-like protein EPR1 isoform X3, protein MRLSLHIAVVVLSLYHTCKADRLVRAIPNPSQNYAVLGEPIDANLDEDGYFYPKPKIPFPPPTRPPTPPSKPPPVNPEPDGYFYERPRLPFPPPPQPPRIPSPPPPPQPPRTPPPPPPQPPRTPAIPQPPPFPPYNICNTCVIPQPPPQPPRFPPYQPPRIPEPSNNGYKYNTPRIPFPVSTTTAKPVTYTPPPPSTYLPPTRPPPPPTTRPPPPPPPPTTRPPPPPPPPTTRAPPLTRPPLPPSPKTQTTGYNYPKPTVPFTFPTKAPPTRPPPPPTAPTYLPPTQRPPPPSPPSTYLPPTRRPPPPSPPTTRPPLPPITRPPPPPTTRPPPPPPPPTTRPPLPPPTRPPPSPSPKTQTTGYNYPKPTIPFTFPPPTRPPPPPSPPSTYLPPTRPPPLPTRPPTRATPQPTRRPPPPSPPSTYLPPTRPPPPPPPPTTRRPPPPPPTRQPPPPITRPPPPLTPKAQTTGYAYPRPTIPFTFSTRAPPTRPPPPPRPPTYLPPTQRPPPPSPPSTYLPPTTRPPPPPKTTRTPPPPPPPPTTTPRPVTYLPPSPSTYLPPPRPTLPPTRRPPQPSPPPTRPTFRTTGYEYPNPKVPFTLPTQPTYLPPSRPTRPPLPPSPPPTRPPPPPTRQPYFPVTTKAPFTTRPPYVPDEGYYYDRPRVPFVF, encoded by the exons aggCTGTCACTGCACATCGCGGTGGTGGTACTGTCACTGTACCACACCTGCAAGGCCGATAGGCTTGTCCGTGCTATACCGAACCCTAGCCAGAACTATGCAGTGCTTGGGGAACCGATCGATGCAAATTTAGATGAAGATGGCTACTTTTATCCAAAGCCGAAGATACCGTTTCCGCCACCGACAAGACCTCCTACACCACCTTCAAAACCACCACCAGTGAACCCAGAACCAGAcggatatttttatgaaaggCCGCGTTTACCATTCCCACCCCCTCCACAGCCGCCGAGGATTCCTTCACCACCACCACCACCACAACCACCGAGAACCCCTCCACCTCCACCTCCACAACCTCCAAGAACACCGGCAATACCCCAACCACCACCTTTTCCtccatataatatatgtaacacATGTGTAATACCACAACCCCCACCGCAGCCTCCACGGTTTCCACCATATCAGCCACCAAGGATTCCTGAACCATCCAATAATGGGTATAAATACAATACGCCACGGATTCCATTTCCAGTATCAACAACAACAGCAAAACCTGTAACCTATACTCCTCCTCCACCTTCAACATATCTACCACCTACAAGACCTCCACCTCCCCCAACTACTAGGCCTCCACCACCTCCCCCTCCCCCAACCACTAGGCCACCTCCACCTCCTCCTCCACCTACTACAAGAGCCCCTCCTCTCACAAGACCGCCTTTACCTCCATCACCCAAAACTCAAACAACTGGTTATAATTATCCTAAACCAACAGTTCCATTTACATTCCCTACAAAAGCACCACCTACACGT CCTCCACCACCACCAACGGCACCAACTTATTTACCCCCCACACAGAGGCCACCACCACCTAGTCCACCATCAACGTACTTACCCCCTACCAGACGTCCACCTCCTCCTTCTCCTCCTACTACGAGACCTCCGCTACCTCCCATAACCAGACCCCCACCACCTCCAACAACCAGACCACCTCCACCTCCCCCACCTCCAACAACCAGACCGCCACTACCTCCTCCGACTAGACCTCCTCCTTCACCTTCACCAAAAACACAAACAACTGGTTATAATTATCCAAAACCAACAATACCTTTTACGTTCCCACCACCCACTAGGCCTCCACCACCACCGAGCCCACCATCAACATACTTACCACCGACAAGACCGCCACCTCTACCTACCCGACCGCCAACGAGAGCGACTCCACAACCTACTCGTCGGCCTCCACCACCAAGTCCTCCATCAACATACTTGCCACCGACTAGACCACCACCACCACCACCTCCTCCAACGACAAGGCGACCTCCTCCCCCACCACCGACAAGacaaccccctcccccaatAACAAGGCCCCCCCCACCACTAACACCTAAGGCTCAAACCACTGGTTATGCTTATCCCCGACCAACCATTCCCTTCACATTCTCTACCAGAGCACCGCCCACACGACCTCCGCCTCCACCTCGTCCACCAACTTATTTACCTCCCACTCAACGCCCTCCACCACCTAGTCCACCGTCCACTTATTTACCTCCTACTACTAGACCTCCTCCACCTCCTAAGACTACCAGAACGCCGCCACCACCACCACCGCCACCAACTACAACACCCAGACCAGTTACATACTTACCTCCGAGTCCTTCAACATATTTACCACCGCCTAGACCAACCCTACCCCCAACAAGGCGACCTCCCCAACCATCGCCTCCTCCGACAAGACCCACATTTAGGACTACGGGCTACGAGTATCCAAATCCCAAAGTTCCCTTTACATTACCCACCCAACCAACGTACTTGCCACCATCGCGCCCTACGAGACCTCCTCTACCTCCCTCTCCACCACCAACAAGACCTCCTCCTCCCCCTACAAGGCAACCATACTTCCCGGTAACCACAAAGGCACCCTTCACCACCAGACCACCATATGTTCCCGATGAAGGTTATTACTACGATCGACCGAGAGTACCATTTGTATTCTAA
- the LOC125056612 gene encoding proline-rich extensin-like protein EPR1 isoform X2, with product MRLSLHIAVVVLSLYHTCKADRLVRAIPNPSQNYAVLGEPIDANLDEDGYFYPKPKIPFPPPTRPPTPPSKPPPVNPEPDGYFYERPRLPFPPPPQPPRIPSPPPPPQPPRTPPPPPPQPPRTPAIPQPPPFPPYNICNTCVIPQPPPQPPRFPPYQPPRIPEPSNNGYKYNTPRIPFPVSTTTAKPVTYTPPPPSTYLPPTRPPPPPTTRPPPPPPPPTTRPPPPPPPPTTRAPPLTRPPLPPSPKTQTTGYNYPKPTVPFTFPTKAPPTRPPPPPTAPTYLPPTQRPPPPSPPSTYLPPTRPPPPPSPPPTRPPPPPTTRPPPPPTTRPPPPPPPPTTRPPLPPPTRPPPSPSPKTQTTGYNYPKPTIPFTFPPPTRPPPPPSPPSTYLPPTRPPPLPTRPPTRATPQPTRRPPPPSPPSTYLPPTRPPPPPPPPTTRRPPPPPPTRQPPPPITRPPPPLTPKAQTTGYAYPRPTIPFTFSTRAPPTRPPPPPRPPTYLPPTQRPPPPSPPSTYLPPTTRPPPPPKTTRTPPPPPPPPTTTPRPVTYLPPSPSTYLPPPRPTLPPTRRPPQPSPPPTRPTFRTTGYEYPNPKVPFTLPTQPTYLPPSRPTRPPLPPSPPPTRPPPPPTRQPYFPVTTKAPFTTRPPYVPDEGYYYDRPRVPFVF from the exons aggCTGTCACTGCACATCGCGGTGGTGGTACTGTCACTGTACCACACCTGCAAGGCCGATAGGCTTGTCCGTGCTATACCGAACCCTAGCCAGAACTATGCAGTGCTTGGGGAACCGATCGATGCAAATTTAGATGAAGATGGCTACTTTTATCCAAAGCCGAAGATACCGTTTCCGCCACCGACAAGACCTCCTACACCACCTTCAAAACCACCACCAGTGAACCCAGAACCAGAcggatatttttatgaaaggCCGCGTTTACCATTCCCACCCCCTCCACAGCCGCCGAGGATTCCTTCACCACCACCACCACCACAACCACCGAGAACCCCTCCACCTCCACCTCCACAACCTCCAAGAACACCGGCAATACCCCAACCACCACCTTTTCCtccatataatatatgtaacacATGTGTAATACCACAACCCCCACCGCAGCCTCCACGGTTTCCACCATATCAGCCACCAAGGATTCCTGAACCATCCAATAATGGGTATAAATACAATACGCCACGGATTCCATTTCCAGTATCAACAACAACAGCAAAACCTGTAACCTATACTCCTCCTCCACCTTCAACATATCTACCACCTACAAGACCTCCACCTCCCCCAACTACTAGGCCTCCACCACCTCCCCCTCCCCCAACCACTAGGCCACCTCCACCTCCTCCTCCACCTACTACAAGAGCCCCTCCTCTCACAAGACCGCCTTTACCTCCATCACCCAAAACTCAAACAACTGGTTATAATTATCCTAAACCAACAGTTCCATTTACATTCCCTACAAAAGCACCACCTACACGTCCTCCTCCACCACCAACGGCACCAACTTATTTACCCCCCACACAGAGGCCACCACCACCCAGTCCACCGTCAACATACCTACCCCCTACCAGACCTCCGCCTCCTCCTTCTCCTCCTCCTACGAGACCTCCTCCACCACCCACAACCAGACCTCCACCACCTCCAACAACAAGACCACCTCCACCTCCCCCACCTCCAACAACCAGACCGCCACTACCTCCTCCGACTAGACCTCCTCCTTCACCTTCACCAAAAACACAAACAACTGGTTATAATTATCCAAAACCAACAATACCTTTTACGTTCCCACCACCCACTAG GCCTCCACCACCACCGAGCCCACCATCAACATACTTACCACCGACAAGACCGCCACCTCTACCTACCCGACCGCCAACGAGAGCGACTCCACAACCTACTCGTCGGCCTCCACCACCAAGTCCTCCATCAACATACTTGCCACCGACTAGACCACCACCACCACCACCTCCTCCAACGACAAGGCGACCTCCTCCCCCACCACCGACAAGacaaccccctcccccaatAACAAGGCCCCCCCCACCACTAACACCTAAGGCTCAAACCACTGGTTATGCTTATCCCCGACCAACCATTCCCTTCACATTCTCTACCAGAGCACCGCCCACACGACCTCCGCCTCCACCTCGTCCACCAACTTATTTACCTCCCACTCAACGCCCTCCACCACCTAGTCCACCGTCCACTTATTTACCTCCTACTACTAGACCTCCTCCACCTCCTAAGACTACCAGAACGCCGCCACCACCACCACCGCCACCAACTACAACACCCAGACCAGTTACATACTTACCTCCGAGTCCTTCAACATATTTACCACCGCCTAGACCAACCCTACCCCCAACAAGGCGACCTCCCCAACCATCGCCTCCTCCGACAAGACCCACATTTAGGACTACGGGCTACGAGTATCCAAATCCCAAAGTTCCCTTTACATTACCCACCCAACCAACGTACTTGCCACCATCGCGCCCTACGAGACCTCCTCTACCTCCCTCTCCACCACCAACAAGACCTCCTCCTCCCCCTACAAGGCAACCATACTTCCCGGTAACCACAAAGGCACCCTTCACCACCAGACCACCATATGTTCCCGATGAAGGTTATTACTACGATCGACCGAGAGTACCATTTGTATTCTAA
- the LOC125056790 gene encoding arrestin domain-containing protein F-like isoform X1, with protein MSSNSSTSSIRQFGLYRTIDARTEEFLRLSRKRQLRQGCICAAISTAITVIVVIIIILIYEYSNVTNAHNIKPNWLGLMNQSDPLQLDPSHKTKFKLDRTTIQILPLLLKAFTKNKYLDPDVEDSSSPSPNLKDEDTTEKMHKNIFADTRNWMKMPTSRVYAIEFKTSPIVYFKNPTRNLDYFRKIRKIRDYERVMNYVDKMINDKVTSGSTQPMVKTDYNIYEKSKFSETATIPMIKWQTTKPKSMKINNEYFIEPEKQINCSCSSSISLLIRKLMMSLQKMMPDLVNTKVESVKNCTTHTVNTVLESNNHKVNTTKDRHLLKTNRQNETKTQVPNAYLKSDLEKLKKSSKNSSKNDMAISNMLRLLKPNVTYNKNKNINHNLHNYKLFEKKQSTQMENQIKPEKLPKSDDNINLHKSTFERNKSYNSIDHFSNKHNIFENISESTASPVIDDYYEDYTQTDPNDISNIFDILDTHTLELVKNNIISTKSHSYVKKTTPNDQNTFTTEPPQYDFEDYKRNVSDERYVIAMNSFEGNRHMLQNDTLVVLNFNKTTTVKNTEFYSIEEPITHIETKYIPTIKPENNRNELHEDTNRDEALERENDKLEEEMEKSTNEESTEEDFKQMENIIDNFKNDNSRPSKRQKTEPTNSSELYYWEFIKIQEHAKNISKAILSKTRPTYLEMQRNNWKQEETNNIIEYDANINNYIFE; from the exons ATGTCGAGTAACAGCAGTACAAGTAGTATACGGCAATTTGGATTATACAGGACGATAGATGCAAGGACTGAGGAGTTTTTGAGGCTTTCGAGGAAGCGGCAACTCCGGCAAGGATGCATTTGTGCTGCTATTTCGACGGCAATTACAGTTATTGTTGTGATT attATTATCCTTATCTATGAGTACAGTAACGTGACCAATGCACATAATATCAAACCAAACTGGTTGGGGCTAATGAATCAAAGCGACCCATTACAATTGGACCCATCGCATAAAACGAAATTCAAATTAGATCGCACGACAATACAAATCCTACCATTGCTGTTAAAAGCGTTcaccaaaaataaatatcttgacCCGGACGTCGAAGACAGTTCCAGCCCGAGTCCTAATCTGAAAGACGAAGACACAACAGAGAAAATGCACAAGAATATATTTGCTGATACCCGTAACTGGATGAAAATGCCAACCTCTAGAGTTTATGCTATAGAATTCAAGACATCACCCAttgtttactttaaaaatccgACTAGAAACCTtgattattttagaaaaattagaaaaataagaGATTATGAAAGAGTAATGAATTACGTTgataaaatgataaatgataaagttACATCGGGTTCAACGCAACCTATGGTAAAAACAGATTATAACATATACGAGAAATCTAAATTTTCAGAGACGGCAACAATCCCAATGATAAAATGGCAAACCACTAAACCAAAatcaatgaaaataaataacgaatattttatcgaaccagaaaaacaaattaattgcaGTTGTTCCTCCAgtataagtttattaatacGTAAACTTATGATGAGCTTGCAAAAAATGATGCCAGATTTAGTTAATACTAAGGTAGAAAGTGTAAAGAATTGTACAACCCATACGGTGAATACTGTCTTAGAGTCTAACAATCATAAAGTTAATACTACAAAAGAtagacatttattaaaaaccaacAGACAAAATGAAACTAAGACTCAAGTTCCTAACGCGTATTTGAAATCGGatttagaaaaactaaaaaaatccaGTAAAAATTCTAGTAAGAATGACATGGCTATAAGTAATATGTTAAGATTACTAAAACCGAAcgtaacatataataaaaacaaaaacatcaaTCATaacttacataattataaactatttgaaaaaaaacagAGCACCCAAATGGAAAATCAGATAAAGCCAGAAAAATTACCAAAATCTGATGATAATATAAACTTGCACAAAAGTACCTTTGAAAGAAATAAGTCATATAACAGCATCGATCACTTCTCTAATAAACACAATATATTTGAGAACATCAGTGAGTCTACTGCTTCACCTGTAATTGATGATTATTATGAAGACTATACACAAACTGATCCTAATgatatatcaaatatatttgacattttagATACTCATACCTTAGAACTTGtaaaaaacaacattatttCCACTAAATCGCatagttatgtaaaaaaaacaactccaaatgatcaaaatacatttactACTGAGCCTCCACAATATGATTTTGAAGATTATAAAAGGAACGTATCGGATGAAAGGTATGTGATAGCAATGAACTCTTTTGAAGGAAATCGTCATATGTTACAAAATGACACATTAGTTGTATTAAACTTTAACAAAACGACTACAGTAAAAAACActgaattttattcaattgaaGAACCAATAACAcatattgaaacaaaatacataccaACAATTAAGCcagaaaataatagaaatgaATTACATGAAGATACTAATCGAGATGAAGCTCTTGAACGAGAAAATGATAAACTTGAAGAAGAAATGGAAAAATCAACTAACGAAGAATCTACTGAGGAAGATTTTAAACAAATGGAGAAcataattgataattttaaaaacgatAATAGCCGCCCCTCTAAAAGACAAAAAACCGAACCAACAAATAGTTCTGAGTTATATTACTGggaattcataaaaattcaaGAGCATGCTAAAAACATAAGCAAAGctattttatctaaaactCGTCCTACTTATTTAGAAATGCAAAGAAACAATTGGAAGCAAGAAGagactaataatataatagaatatgATGCTAAcattaataactatatttttgaGTAA